A single region of the Salvia miltiorrhiza cultivar Shanhuang (shh) chromosome 8, IMPLAD_Smil_shh, whole genome shotgun sequence genome encodes:
- the LOC130999620 gene encoding syntaxin-132-like has translation MNDLWDSLSLPRGLSRRQDDIEKGPQRSGELGLKFFFEKVKEIDEPYEKLSTLLKNLQDAHEESKVVTRASDMKAIKHRMAKDVDEVGRTARFIKSKIEELDRDNLAIRKKPGCGQGSGVDRTRTVTTVALKKKFKDRMLEFQILKENIHQEHREVVERRIFTVTGTRPSNEIIDKLIETGDSEQIFQKAICEQGRGQIVDTLAEIQERQDAVRDIEKKLMDLHQIFLDMAVLVDAQGDMLNNIESQVHCAVDHVQSGNTALQRAKSLKKSSRKWTCIAILIFLMVVAIILISVLKPFRIKNGA, from the exons ATGAACGATCTTTGG GATTCTCTTTCGCTCCCTCGGGGTCTGTCAAGGAGACAGGACGACATTGAAAAAGGACCTCAGAGATCGGGAGAATTAGGGTTGAAATTCTTCTTTGAAAAG GTTAAAGAGATCGATGAGCCATATGAAAAACTCTCTACACTGCTGAAAAATCTTCAG GATGCTCATGAAGAGTCGAAGGTTGTTACAAGGGCTTCGGATATGAAAG CAATCAAGCATCGAATGGCGAAGGATGTTGATGAAGTTGGAAGAACTGCCCGTTTTATTAAATCAAAAATCGAGGAGCTTGACAGAGAT AACTTGGCCATTAGAAAAAAGCCTGGATGTGGACAAGGATCAGGAGTAGACAGAACAAGAACAGTGACAACAGT GGCTTTGAAGAAGAAGTTCAAAGATAGGATGCTTGAATTTCAG ATTTTGAAGGAGAATATACACCAAGAGCATCGCGAAGTTGTTGAGAGACGAATATTCACAG TCACGGGTACAAGACCTAGCAATGAG ataattgataaattaatagaGACCGGGGACAGTGAGCAGATCTTTCAAAAAGCAATCTGTGAACAAGGCCGAGGCCAG ATAGTGGACACTCTAGCAGAAATTCAAGAACGGCAGGATGCCGTTAGAGATATAGAAAAAAAGCTTATGGATTTGCATCAG ATATTCTTGGATATGGCAGTACTTGTGGATGCTCAAGGGGACATGCTTAACAACATAGAATCACAG GTTCATTGCGCTGTAGACCACGTGCAGTCAGGAAATACAGCCCTGCAGAGGGCGAAGAGTTTGAAGAAGAGCTCTAGAAAATGGACGTGCATTGCAATCTTGATTTTTTTGATGGTGGTGGCGATCATCCTCATTAGCGTGCTGAAGCCCTTTCGTATCAAGAACGGTGCATAG